The Dioscorea cayenensis subsp. rotundata cultivar TDr96_F1 chromosome 8, TDr96_F1_v2_PseudoChromosome.rev07_lg8_w22 25.fasta, whole genome shotgun sequence genome segment CCCTTCCAAGTGAgctcatcatcaacatcatcatcatcatcctctttAAATCCTATATAATCCTCTTCTACAAAAGGACCAACAAACTGAACACTACTCACTCAGCAACACTAGTTTAGCTTAGCTACTGCCCTTAATGGCTGACATGGGGGCTGAGTATAACTTCTATTGGGAAACCAAGAGGTTCcttgaagaagaagagcttGATAggtattctatatatatatacatatgtgctTCTTTCTTATCtctatttctttttactttcattcatgaatcaAAGTTGTATGTATTGATGAACAAATTAATTAAGAGTGTGAGTTGTTCTTCTTGATAATTTGTTAATCATGTAAACATATGTAGTTGGGGATTTGAAGAACTGTTATCAGGATACTCAGAATCAAGCTCCCCAGAAGAAGCTGGCTCATCCTCCACTGCAGCCAAGAACATTGTTATGGAgagaaacagaagaagaaaactcaaTGAAAGGCTTTACTCTCTCAGAAGTGTGGTCCCAACAATAACaaaagtatgtatatatatatatatatatatatatatatatatatatatatatgcatgtatgtatttatagcagtaaatgaatgaagaaaaattaatgttaaagtgtttttaattatgtgttttAGATGGATAAAGCCTCAATTATCAAGGATGCCATTGATTACATTCAAGAGCTTCAAGAAGAGGAAAGAAGGATAATAAGTGAAATATCAGAGTTAGAGTGTGGAAGACCTGCAGAAGAACAAAGAGTTTGTGTTACTGAAATGATGGATTGTGTTATTGATCCATTTGTTCCTCAAACTAAGAAGAAGAGAACTAATTCAATGAGTCCACCAACTTCTTCTCATTCTTGGTCTCCTGTTACATCTCCTTCCATTGAAATCAttgatgtaataattttttttttttttttaactccatttaattctttaatttcttcCTTTAAATATTCTTTCACTGAGTTTATTGTAATATTAATTGATcatttcttgtttgatttgtttgagCAGTTGAGAGTTTGTGAGTTTGGAGAAAGGACATTAGTGGTGAGTATTAGTTGCAACAAGAAAAGAGACACTATGATCAAGTTATGCAAAGTATTTGAGTCTCTTAATCTCAACATCATCTCAGCCAATATCACCTCCATTTCTGGCAGGCTTTTGCATTCCCTCTTTGTTGAggtacttcttcttctttttcctcttaattctttttttttttttttaagttcatGATTTCTTCTTCATAAATTATAAGgaaataatttttagttttacaaTTCATTTCAAGTGTCGTAGGATTAGCTACTAGCTACGAAGTGTTAGCCTTTTGCGTGAGGACAAAAATCAAGAGCCGACTCTCTTGTCAAGTAGGACAATTAGGGCACgtgttatatttaaaaaacttgtGCACATCTCTCATTGTCTTctatgcattttatttattaaaaaataaaaattataatattaaaatgataaaaattcaattatgagcttcaatttttaatttattttttcactcATATTCATGATGTTTGACCTGTGAGAAAAAGTAATTGGCTGGACATCTAAAGAGAGAACACAATTTGgtctattatttttagttttgtcttACATTCCTTAAATTATCCCCATGTTTTCAACAAtctcaaacttaaaaaaaaaaaaaaagacaaacatgACTTGAgtgattcttttatttttctcaactatttTATGCTAAACCTGCCCACCAACAAAACCAACTCTTTGAGCTCATTTTTCACATGCAGCAACTACTAAATGACAAGtgagttttagtttaaaaatacattttaatcatgtttacctaaaattaaaagatattaaattaataaaaaaagagttttactgattatgtttattattattcaaagtAGGTAATAATATCATTCAACCAACAAGTGTGATAAGACAAGGCACCCAAACTTAAAGACAAAAATGTTTGACAAATCAATCCATTACTGAAATGTCCCACTTAACTTCATGTCCTTATCACATTATTTAAAGTGCTATTCCATTTAAAAGCGTGGccattattagtatttttttaatacatttattattaaaacattttttttttttaaaattaacttgtGGTCCTCTGGTCCATAATATCTCTAGTAGTACGTTTTTGTCAATTGGTACACTTCTTTATCAGCCAATGGgataattttttcttcaaatatgtGGATGGCCATTGCCTTGGAATCCAGAGTGGATAAggttttgagattttggatcttgtttaaatttttgtaa includes the following:
- the LOC120266401 gene encoding transcription factor bHLH35, which gives rise to MADMGAEYNFYWETKRFLEEEELDSWGFEELLSGYSESSSPEEAGSSSTAAKNIVMERNRRRKLNERLYSLRSVVPTITKMDKASIIKDAIDYIQELQEEERRIISEISELECGRPAEEQRVCVTEMMDCVIDPFVPQTKKKRTNSMSPPTSSHSWSPVTSPSIEIIDLRVCEFGERTLVVSISCNKKRDTMIKLCKVFESLNLNIISANITSISGRLLHSLFVETEDMDSVQLKDMIESAINELDAPVSSISY